ctacccaccatgagagtaaggacaagacaagaacatatcgatgccaacacagaagacaatgtccaacataacaggccaattacactggattaatctttgtgtttagataggagatgcctcgtatgggccaataagccttctgcagcccctatgtttatcccttatgtatccccccatgtttttcaccttcattgtattatcacctgacctaatgcgggtataaaatcaactagtattgtaagatctgttcacttgagaatgaaccatggaggttcgaaacgtcgtgcaaattatacaaataagtgtaatacactctatagtaaatcacttcttttcttcaccttaaaagtacgaaaatgagttttggagaactcctattccaattaagccctgatgctaagaaaatagttagagggatagaagccctaaaccagaaaataataaatacagaatatgcggtcatattcaatgaaacatatatatatatatatatcattttgtccggtcgtgatggtcaagtggattaaggcgtcttgtacataccagttgcgttgcttctgggagtatgggttcgagtcacttctggggtgtgagttttcagttgcatattgtcctggggaccattcaggcttgttcgcatttgtgttcctcacgtgtgccccaaagaatgaggtgatttggtaaaatgctatgcccaagattactatccgagtgccggcggtggggtggttcaaatagcctcggctatcacctcattttgtctggtcgtgatggtcaagtggattaaggcgtcttgtacataccagttgcgttgcttctgggagtatgggttcgagtcacttctggggtgtgagttttcagttgcatattgtcctggggaccattcaggcttgttcgcatatatatatatatatatatatatatatatatatatatatatatatatatatatatatatatatatatatatatataaatatatatatatatatatatatatatatatatatatatatatatatatatatgtcgtacctagtagccagaactcacttctcagcctactatgcaaggcccgatttgcctaataagccaagttttcatgaattaatgttttttgtctacctaacctatctaacctaacctaacctagctttttttggctacctaacgtaaccttacctataaagataggttaggttaggtagggttggttaggttcggtcatatatctacgttaattttaactccaataaaaaaaaatgacctcatacatagtgaaaagggttgctttatcatttcataagaaaaaaattatagaaaatatattaattcaggaaaacttggcttattaggcaaatcgggccttgcatagtaggctgagaagtgagttctggctactaggtacgacatatatatatatatatatatatatatatatatatatatatatatatatatatatatatatatatatatacaaacacgcTACCTGCCCCTAACATAATTACTAAatcgtaagagagagagagagagagagagagagagagagagagagagagagagagagagagagagagagagagagagagagagagagagagagagagagagagagagagagagagagagagagagagagagagagagagagagagagagagagagagagagagacagagagaaacagagacagacagagacacagagacagacagagagagaagagagctcTATACCTGTACTATAACTATAGCTATATATCCCAGGCACTATAGCTGGTAAAGCAACTTTGTCACAACTCTCATCCATCAAAAGTTATTTGAAAAACTTGAGCTGAGCTTAAATACCAGAAGACTAGGACAAAAAATATTGTTTTAGAAGCCCTACGCTTGGCAACACCTCAGAATAACTTAAAGAAAACGTATCGTGGACATTTGGACAAAGAAAACGTATGTGTACATCTGGACAAAGAAAACGTAATGTTTACATCTGGACAAAGAAAACGGGTCTACTACATACTTCAAATCAACTCCACTAAAATAATAAACGAGTATAAATTACCTTAATTGATTTATAGGAATGAGTTTGGGTTGATTTaagtagcagctgcctcgtatggaccaataggagctgcctcgtatggaccaatagcagctgcctcgtatggaccaataggagctgcctcgtatggaccaatagcagctgcctcgtatggaccaatagcagctgcctcgtatggaccaatagcagctgcctcgtatggaccaatagcagctgcttcgtatggaccaatagcagctgcctcgtatggaccaatagcagctgcctcgtatggaccaatagcagctgcctcgtatggaccaatagcagctgcctcgtatggaccaatagcagctgcctcgtatggaccaatagcagctgcctcgtatggaccaatagcagctgcctcgtatggaccaatagcagctgcctcgtatggaccaatagcagctgcctcgtatggaccaatagcagctgcctcgtatggaccaatagcagctgcctcgtatggaccaatagcagctgcctcgtatggaccaattgtcgctgcctcgtatggaccaatagcagctgcctcgtatggaccaataggagctgcctcgtatggaccaatagcagctgcctcgtatggaccaatagcagctgcctcgtatggaccaataggagctataCAGTTGATAAACAGTTCAAAGGTGGGAAccacagagccaaagctcaacccccccgcaagcacaactaggtgagttcaaccaggtgagtacaggtaCTCAGGTGTTCTGATAAATAGTCAGATATTGGCTATGATAACCACACCTATTTTCCTTTATTGAACAGGTGGTGACTGGATACCTTTTTGTTTAGTTTAAAATAATATTAACATTcttactgaatttattaaatagaATAAATGAATATCTGTTTCTCTTTATTGGAGGATTAAAGGTATCTCTTGTTTTCCAATTTTTGTACGTGGAAATTTTCCCAATTTCAACTTGGGATCTTGTCAATTCCACTTGGGATCTTGTCAATTCCACTTGGGATCTTGTCAATTCCACTTGGGATCTTGTCAATTCCACTTGGGATCTTGTCAATTCCACTTGGGATCTTGTCAATTCCACTTGGGATCTTGTCAATTCCACTTGGGATCTTGTCAATTCCACTTGGGATCTTTCCAATTCCACTTGGGACCTTTCCAATTCCACTTGGGACCTTTCCAATTACACTTGGGACCTTTCCAATTCCACTTGGGACCTTTCCAATTCCACTTGGGACCTTTCCAATTCCACTTGGGATCTTGCCAATTCCACTTGGGACCTTTCCAATTCCACTTGGGACCTTTCCAATTACACTTGGGACCTTTCCAATTCCACTTGGGACCTTTCCAATTACACTTGGGACCTTTCCAATTCCACTTGGGAAATTTCCAATTCCACTTGGGATCTTGCCAATTCCACTTGGGACCTTTCCAATTCCACTTGGGACCTTTCCAATTACACTTGGGACCTTTCCAATTCCACTTGGGACCTTTCCAATTACACTTGGGACCTTTCCAATTACACTTGGGACCTTTCCAATTACACTTGGGACCTTTCCAATTACACTTGGGACCTTTCCAATTACACTTGGGACCTTACCAATTCCACTTGGGACCTTTCCAATTCCATTCTCTTCTTCCCATCACCATAAAAAAGAATAATGATAGATAAATCACTGGTCAGAAAAATCAGCTTTAAATCTCCAACTTGGTAATCCACTTTAAATTTGATGACGGATTTACATAGATTTAGATTTTGATTTAGACTTTGATTTAGACTTTTAGTTTATATACTAATTGCGTTGAAATTTGTGTATAATAAAAGGGGCAAAGTTTGCTTTtacactggttatcttgaggttatcatgaggttatcttgaggttaccttgaggttatcttgaggttatcttgaggttatcttgaggttatcatgaggttatattgaggttatcatgaggttatcttgaggttatcttgaggttatcttgaggttatcatgaggttatcttgaggttatcttgaggttatcttgaggttatcttgaggttatcatgaggttatcttgaggttgtcttgaggttatcttgaggttatcttgaggttatcttgagatgatttcggggcttagcgtccccgcggcccggtcctcgaccaggcctccacccccaggaagcagcccgtgacagctgtctaactccccaggtatgcctatttactgctaggtgaacaggtgcatcaggatgaaagaaactctacccatttgtttccgcctacaccggggatcgaacccggaacccggAATGAGACAATTATCCATGTGTCACCGCCATGTATCTATTAGTATGTATCTCATTCCCACCTCTATGTATCATGTATATATCTATCGCTGTTCCACAATTAGCTATATCCCAATCTATCACGATCGAATCACCCCAATCACACAACCGGTCATATGGATCCCCCAATCTTCCCCAATCACACAACCGGTCATATGGATCCCCCAATCTCCCCCAATCACACAACCGGTCATATGGATTCCCAAATCTTCCCCCAATCACACAACCGGTCATATGGATCCCCCCAATCTTCCCCAATCACACAACCGGTCATATGGAACCCCTAATCACACAACCGGTCATATGGAACCCCCAATCTTCCCCCAATCACACAACCGGTCATATGGAACCCCCAATCTTCCCCCAATCACACAACCGGTCATATGGATCCCCCAATCTTCCCCAATCACACAACCGGTCATATGGATCCCCCAATCTTTCCCCAATCACACAACCGGTCATATGGATCCCCCAATCTTCCCCCAATCACACAACCGGTCATATGGATCCCCCAATCTTCCCCCAATCACACAACCGGTCATATGGATCCCCCAATCTTCCCCAATCACACAACCGGTCATATGGATCCCCCAATCTTCCCCCAATCACACAACCGGTCATATGGATCCCCCCAATCTCCCCCAATCACACAACCAGTCATATGGATCCCCAATCTTCCCCCAATCACACAACCGGTCATATGGATCCCCCAATCTTCCCCCATCACACAACCGGTCAAATGGATCCCCCAATCCCCCAATCCTCCCCCAATCTTCCCGAACCCAAGTGGCCCATATATCAAAAAACATTTTTCTAAAACCACGTATTATTTTACAATCAAGTGGCAGGTGGGTGTCTGAGGCGACTTGAGAATATTTGCATAATGTGAAGGGTTCGATGTTGctgttgggggtgtgggggatatAGGGGGGGATATGGGGTCGAGTGAGAGCTATGTCTTGTTAGAGGGGGTttttggtgggggttttggggggttTTTTGGGGGAGGTAAAGTCATTCCCGTTTCGTGGTGAGATGTGGTTGTGTAGCGTTATGTGTGGGGATGAGTTTACTTGACATACAGAAAGCACAGTGATGCTTTCAgatgtaagttcgaatcctcgtcacgggtcTTGGGTGGATTTGTTCGTGAGTCTGCCTTTCTGCGTGTGTTAAGGAGGATTGTGGATTCTGAGGTTATTGAGAGATTTTATTCGGTTTGATATCGTGTTTTTAAGTATTTTCAGTCCCTTTTTTTTTGCCTCtagctatctgtctgtctgtctgtctctgtctgtctctgtctctgtctctgtctctctctctctgtctctgtctctctctctctctctctctctctctctctctctctctctctctctctctctctctctctctctctctctctctctctctctctctctctctctctctctctctctctctctctctctctctctctctctctctctctctctctctctctctctctctctctctctctctctctctctctctctctctctctgtctgtctctctgtctctctgtctctctctctgtctgtctctctgtctctctgtctgtctctctctct
This window of the Procambarus clarkii isolate CNS0578487 chromosome 46, FALCON_Pclarkii_2.0, whole genome shotgun sequence genome carries:
- the LOC138350556 gene encoding oviduct-specific glycoprotein-like yields the protein MEVPSVIGKVPSVIGKVPSVIGKVPSVIGKVPSGIGKVPSVIGKVPSGIGKVPSGIGKIPSGIGNFPSGIGKVPSVIGKVPSGIGKVPSVIGKVPSGIGKVPSGIGKIPSGIGKVPSGIGKVPSGIGKVPSVIGKVPSGIGKVPSGIGKIPSGIDKIPSGIDKIPSGIDKIPSGIDKIPSGIDKIPSGIDKIPSGIDKIPSGIDKIPS